A region of Nocardioides alkalitolerans DNA encodes the following proteins:
- the era gene encoding GTPase Era, whose product MSAPDGDGSFRSGFACFVGRPNAGKSTLTNALVGTKVAITSSRPQTTRTVVRGIVHRPDGQLVLVDTPGLHRPRTLLGERLNDLVLSTWSEVDVVAVCFPADERIGPGDRFIVNELTKVRRTIKVAVATKTDLVTPERLAEHLLAIAELGRATDTEWAEIVPVSATGGEQVDLLADLLLARLPEGPALYPDGELTDTPEEAIVADLVREAALEGVRDELPHSIAVVVEEMRLRPDRPEDKPLLDVHANVFVERESQKGIIIGHKGSRLREIGSAARGQIEAMLGTPVYLDLRVKVAKDWQRDPRQLRRLGF is encoded by the coding sequence ATGAGCGCACCGGATGGCGACGGGAGCTTCCGTTCGGGCTTCGCCTGCTTCGTCGGCCGGCCCAACGCGGGGAAGTCGACGCTGACGAACGCCCTCGTCGGCACCAAGGTCGCGATCACCAGCTCACGCCCGCAGACCACGCGCACCGTGGTGCGCGGGATCGTGCACCGACCCGACGGGCAGCTCGTGCTCGTCGACACGCCGGGACTCCACCGGCCGCGCACGCTCCTCGGTGAGCGGCTCAACGACCTGGTGCTGTCGACCTGGTCCGAGGTCGACGTCGTCGCCGTCTGCTTCCCGGCCGACGAGCGGATCGGCCCGGGGGACCGGTTCATCGTCAACGAGCTGACGAAGGTGCGGCGCACCATCAAGGTCGCCGTCGCCACGAAGACCGACCTCGTGACGCCCGAGCGGCTCGCCGAGCACCTGCTCGCCATCGCCGAGCTGGGCCGGGCGACCGACACCGAGTGGGCCGAGATCGTGCCGGTCTCCGCCACGGGCGGCGAGCAGGTCGACCTGCTCGCCGACCTCCTGCTCGCCCGGCTCCCCGAGGGCCCGGCGCTCTACCCCGACGGCGAGCTCACCGACACGCCCGAGGAGGCGATCGTCGCCGACCTGGTGCGCGAGGCCGCGCTCGAGGGCGTGCGCGACGAGCTGCCGCACTCGATCGCGGTCGTCGTCGAGGAGATGAGGCTGCGTCCCGACCGTCCGGAGGACAAGCCGCTCCTCGACGTGCACGCCAACGTCTTCGTCGAGCGGGAGTCGCAGAAGGGCATCATCATCGGCCACAAGGGCTCGCGGCTCCGCGAGATCGGCAGCGCCGCCCGTGGCCAGATCGAGGCGATGCTGGGCACGCCGGTCTACCTCGACCTGCGGGTCAAGGTGGCCAAGGACTGGCAGCGCGACCCGCGTCAGCTGCGCCGTCTGGGCTTCTGA
- a CDS encoding FAD-binding oxidoreductase → METVGAAAHEAATRALLASYAAIPPGEPVRLAKRTSNLFRPRAATTTPGLDVSGLAGVISVDVEARTADVQGMCTYEDLVAVTLRHGLIPFVVPQLRTITLGGAVTGLGIESTSFRNGLPHESVLEMDVLTGAGEIVTATATNEHRDLFDAFPNSYGSLGYATRLRIELEPVPAYAALRHVRFSDAAALTEAAAAISVSREWDGERVDGLDGTAFSPDELYLTLARWTDAPETARAGDRPSTYVDDVYYRSIQERETDLLTVEDYLWRWDTDWFWCSGAFGLQNPRIRRLWPRSKRRSDVYHRLVGLDTRFGIIAKLDRIKKRPQRERVVQDIEVPVERLPEFLAWFDREVGMRPVWLCPLRLREPEGPGSARTWGTYPLEPGRTYVNVGFWGTVAVGPEAPDAPVNRAIEQRVHELEGHKSLYSEAFYDEATFDALYEGANLARVKKTYDPDDRLSTLYEKAVRRK, encoded by the coding sequence GTGGAGACCGTCGGAGCCGCAGCGCACGAGGCCGCGACGAGGGCGTTGCTCGCGTCGTACGCCGCCATCCCGCCCGGGGAGCCCGTCAGGCTGGCCAAGCGCACGTCGAACCTGTTCCGGCCGCGGGCCGCGACGACGACCCCCGGTCTCGACGTCAGCGGCCTCGCCGGGGTGATCTCGGTCGACGTGGAGGCGCGGACGGCGGACGTGCAGGGCATGTGCACCTACGAGGACCTGGTCGCGGTCACGCTCCGCCACGGGCTGATCCCCTTCGTGGTGCCGCAGCTGCGCACCATCACCCTCGGCGGCGCGGTCACGGGCCTCGGCATCGAGTCGACGTCGTTCCGCAACGGCCTGCCGCACGAGAGCGTGCTCGAGATGGACGTGCTCACCGGTGCCGGCGAGATCGTCACCGCCACGGCCACCAACGAGCACCGGGACCTCTTCGACGCGTTCCCCAACTCCTACGGCTCGCTCGGCTACGCGACGCGGCTGCGGATCGAGCTCGAGCCGGTGCCGGCGTACGCCGCGCTCCGCCACGTCCGGTTCTCCGACGCCGCCGCGCTGACCGAGGCGGCGGCCGCGATCAGCGTGTCCCGGGAGTGGGACGGCGAGCGCGTCGACGGCCTCGACGGCACGGCCTTCTCGCCCGACGAGCTCTACCTCACCCTCGCCCGGTGGACCGACGCGCCGGAGACGGCCCGCGCGGGGGACCGCCCCTCGACGTACGTCGACGACGTCTACTACCGCTCGATCCAGGAGCGCGAGACCGACCTGCTGACGGTCGAGGACTACCTGTGGCGCTGGGACACGGACTGGTTCTGGTGCTCCGGGGCCTTCGGTCTGCAGAACCCGCGGATCCGTCGGCTCTGGCCGCGGTCGAAGCGCCGCTCGGACGTCTACCACCGCCTGGTGGGTCTCGACACGCGGTTCGGGATCATCGCGAAGCTCGACCGGATCAAGAAGCGGCCGCAGCGCGAGCGGGTGGTGCAGGACATCGAGGTGCCCGTCGAGCGGCTGCCGGAGTTCCTCGCGTGGTTCGACCGCGAGGTCGGTATGCGGCCGGTGTGGTTGTGCCCGCTGCGCCTGCGGGAGCCCGAGGGGCCGGGCTCGGCACGCACGTGGGGCACCTACCCGCTCGAGCCGGGACGCACCTACGTGAACGTCGGCTTCTGGGGCACCGTGGCGGTGGGGCCGGAGGCCCCGGACGCCCCCGTCAACCGGGCCATCGAGCAGCGGGTGCACGAGCTGGAGGGCCACAAGTCCCTCTACTCGGAGGCGTTCTACGACGAGGCGACCTTCGACGCGCTCTACGAGGGCGCCAACCTCGCCCGCGTCAAGAAGACCTACGACCCCGACGACCGGTTGTCGACGCTCTACGAGAAGGCGGTGCGCAGGAAGTGA
- a CDS encoding septum formation family protein, producing the protein MTRSPRRRAATTVVGVALATALATALAGCTGDSDDGAAETPSTSATPTATPTTAAPAERPAAGACYDLGFEEALAPTVTSEAVDCAGDHTAQTYAVGQLATYADGHLLAVDDPAVQADLAASCQSSLAEYVGGDTDTLRLSVLRAVWFSPSIEESDAGEDWYRCDVIAVVDDATLGTLPPTMEGALAGDGLASLGLCGTAAPGADGFRRIACGLEHSWRAIDVVDLGSSYPGEDAASSAGSAQCQAAAGELAADVLDYEWGYEWPTQEQWDAGQTYGLCWAPA; encoded by the coding sequence GTGACCCGCTCCCCGCGGCGGCGCGCCGCGACCACCGTCGTCGGGGTGGCATTGGCGACCGCACTGGCGACGGCGCTCGCCGGCTGCACCGGCGACAGCGACGACGGGGCCGCGGAGACCCCCTCCACCAGCGCCACCCCGACGGCGACGCCCACGACGGCCGCGCCGGCGGAGCGTCCGGCAGCGGGCGCCTGCTACGACCTCGGCTTCGAGGAGGCGCTCGCCCCGACGGTCACGAGCGAGGCCGTCGACTGCGCTGGCGACCACACCGCGCAGACGTACGCCGTGGGCCAGCTCGCGACGTACGCCGACGGTCACCTCCTCGCCGTCGACGACCCCGCCGTCCAGGCGGACCTGGCGGCGAGCTGCCAGTCGTCGCTGGCGGAGTACGTCGGCGGTGACACCGACACCCTGCGCCTCTCGGTGCTCCGCGCCGTGTGGTTCTCGCCGTCGATCGAGGAGTCGGACGCGGGCGAGGACTGGTACCGCTGCGACGTCATCGCCGTCGTCGACGACGCCACGCTCGGCACGCTGCCGCCGACGATGGAAGGGGCGCTCGCCGGGGACGGGCTCGCCAGCCTGGGCCTGTGCGGCACGGCCGCCCCCGGCGCCGACGGATTCCGCCGGATCGCCTGCGGCCTCGAGCACTCGTGGCGCGCCATCGACGTCGTGGACCTGGGCTCGTCGTACCCGGGCGAGGACGCTGCGTCGTCGGCCGGCTCGGCGCAGTGCCAGGCCGCCGCGGGCGAGCTGGCCGCGGACGTGCTCGACTACGAGTGGGGCTACGAGTGGCCCACCCAGGAGCAGTGGGACGCCGGCCAGACCTACGGCCTGTGCTGGGCGCCCGCCTGA
- the ybeY gene encoding rRNA maturation RNase YbeY, with translation MTIEIIDESDTDLVDGERTVRLARFVMDAMRVHPEAELCIKLVDEPTIAELNEQWMGKEGPTDVLSFPMDELRPGLLDEEPEEGVLGDLVLSPTVAARQGETAGHGALAEIELLTVHGILHLLGYDHAEPEEHKEMFGLQDDLLARWRATT, from the coding sequence GTGACCATCGAGATCATCGACGAGTCCGACACCGACCTCGTCGACGGCGAGCGCACGGTGCGGCTCGCCCGGTTCGTGATGGACGCCATGCGCGTGCACCCCGAGGCCGAGCTGTGCATCAAGCTGGTCGACGAGCCGACCATCGCGGAGCTCAACGAGCAGTGGATGGGCAAGGAGGGGCCGACCGACGTCCTCTCGTTCCCCATGGACGAGCTGCGTCCCGGCCTGCTCGACGAGGAGCCCGAGGAGGGCGTGCTCGGCGACCTCGTGCTCAGCCCGACCGTGGCGGCCCGCCAGGGCGAGACCGCCGGGCACGGCGCGCTCGCCGAGATCGAGCTGCTGACGGTGCACGGCATCCTGCACCTGCTGGGCTACGACCACGCGGAGCCGGAGGAGCACAAGGAGATGTTCGGGCTGCAGGACGACCTGCTGGCCCGGTGGCGTGCCACCACCTGA
- a CDS encoding class I SAM-dependent methyltransferase, protein MSTTSNGSITIGEAITTLMKHGMPVRFTAYDGSSAGPEDSDVHLHLANERGLSYLLTAPGDLGMARAYVMGDLQISGIHPGNPYDGLTLLLSNLSFRRPSAAEAIRLLRGLGLQHLKPPPVPPQEHLPRWRRAVEGLRHSLTRDAEVIHHHYDVSNRFYELVLGPSMAYTCAVFETEDATLEEAQTAKFDLVARKLDLQPGQRLLDVGCGWGGMVMHAAREYGVKALGVTLSLQQAQWAKEAIDAAGLSDLAEVRHLDYREVVESDFDAVSSIGLSEHIGVRNYPAYFATLRDRLKPEGRLLNHSITRANNLPTRTGAFIDRYVFPDGELTGSGRMVMEAQDAGLEVQHTENFRTHYARTLRGWSENLERNWDEAVAEVGEGTAKVWGIYMTGSRIAFERNEIQLHQVLATRTDERGNSGYPLRHTFGV, encoded by the coding sequence GTGAGCACGACCAGCAACGGCTCCATCACCATCGGCGAGGCGATCACCACGCTGATGAAGCACGGGATGCCGGTGCGCTTCACCGCGTACGACGGCTCCTCCGCCGGGCCCGAGGACTCCGACGTCCACCTGCACCTGGCCAACGAGCGCGGCCTGTCCTACCTGCTGACGGCCCCCGGCGACCTCGGCATGGCGCGCGCCTACGTGATGGGCGACCTCCAGATCTCGGGCATCCACCCGGGGAACCCGTACGACGGGCTGACCCTCCTGCTCAGCAACCTGTCGTTCCGACGGCCGAGCGCCGCCGAGGCGATCCGGCTGCTCCGCGGGCTGGGGCTCCAGCACCTCAAGCCGCCGCCGGTGCCGCCGCAGGAGCACCTGCCGCGCTGGCGGCGCGCCGTCGAGGGCCTGCGGCACTCGCTGACGCGGGACGCCGAGGTCATCCACCACCACTACGACGTGTCGAACCGGTTCTACGAGCTGGTGCTCGGCCCGTCGATGGCCTACACCTGCGCCGTGTTCGAGACCGAGGACGCGACGCTCGAGGAGGCGCAGACCGCGAAGTTCGACCTCGTCGCCCGCAAGCTCGACCTGCAGCCCGGCCAGCGCCTGCTCGACGTGGGCTGCGGCTGGGGCGGCATGGTCATGCACGCCGCGAGGGAGTACGGCGTCAAGGCCCTCGGCGTGACCCTCAGCCTGCAGCAGGCGCAGTGGGCGAAGGAGGCCATCGACGCGGCCGGGCTGTCGGACCTCGCCGAGGTGCGGCACCTCGACTACCGCGAGGTCGTCGAGAGCGACTTCGACGCGGTCAGCTCGATCGGTCTCAGCGAGCACATCGGCGTGCGCAACTACCCGGCGTACTTCGCCACCCTGCGCGACCGGCTCAAGCCGGAGGGGCGCCTCCTCAACCACTCGATCACGCGGGCCAACAACCTGCCCACGCGCACGGGGGCGTTCATCGACCGCTACGTCTTCCCGGACGGCGAGCTGACCGGGTCGGGGCGCATGGTCATGGAGGCGCAGGACGCCGGCCTCGAGGTGCAGCACACGGAGAACTTCCGCACCCACTACGCCCGGACGCTGCGGGGCTGGTCGGAGAACCTCGAGCGCAACTGGGACGAGGCCGTCGCCGAGGTCGGCGAGGGCACCGCGAAGGTGTGGGGCATCTACATGACGGGCTCGCGGATCGCGTTCGAGCGCAACGAGATCCAGCTCCACCAGGTGCTGGCGACGCGCACCGACGAGCGGGGGAACAGCGGCTACCCGCTGCGCCACACCTTCGGCGTCTGA
- a CDS encoding siderophore-interacting protein, which translates to MSTRAEQHTAVVASREQLTPHLVRLVLTGPGLERFRSTGVPDEWVGLVVPGQFQSRYYTVRSWDPAARDGLGELVLDIVVHEVGLVTEWARRDCVGETVTITDPKASFLPAPDAAWLLLVGDLTALPAMARSVEEVRRTRPGLPVRVWAEVPDDPALLASYLPAGTDVTWSAPPAEGESALADIVEGITWPEGDGYFWMAGESAQMRAIRKHLMRVVKLPSTAYDVMGYWRGGGQKRQPRAVDPGPIYRAGKAAGKTDDQIWADYDAAREQEESR; encoded by the coding sequence GTGAGCACCCGGGCCGAGCAGCACACCGCCGTCGTCGCGTCGCGGGAGCAGCTCACGCCCCACCTGGTGCGGCTCGTGCTCACCGGCCCCGGTCTGGAGCGGTTCCGCTCGACCGGGGTGCCCGACGAGTGGGTCGGCCTCGTCGTGCCGGGCCAGTTCCAGAGCCGGTACTACACGGTGCGCTCGTGGGACCCCGCCGCACGTGACGGCCTCGGGGAGCTGGTGCTCGACATCGTCGTCCACGAGGTCGGCTTGGTCACCGAGTGGGCCCGCCGTGACTGCGTCGGGGAGACGGTGACGATCACCGACCCGAAGGCGTCGTTCCTGCCCGCCCCCGACGCGGCGTGGCTGCTGCTCGTCGGCGACCTCACGGCGCTGCCGGCCATGGCCCGGTCCGTCGAGGAGGTACGCCGCACGCGGCCCGGTCTGCCGGTGCGGGTCTGGGCGGAGGTCCCGGACGACCCCGCGCTGCTCGCGTCGTACCTGCCCGCCGGCACCGACGTCACCTGGTCCGCTCCGCCCGCCGAGGGCGAGAGCGCCCTCGCGGACATCGTGGAGGGCATCACCTGGCCCGAGGGCGACGGCTACTTCTGGATGGCGGGCGAGTCGGCGCAGATGCGCGCCATCCGCAAGCACCTGATGCGGGTCGTGAAGCTGCCGAGCACGGCGTACGACGTGATGGGCTACTGGCGGGGCGGCGGCCAGAAGCGGCAGCCCCGCGCGGTCGACCCCGGCCCCATCTACCGGGCCGGCAAGGCCGCAGGAAAGACCGACGACCAGATCTGGGCGGACTACGACGCCGCCCGGGAGCAGGAGGAGAGCCGATGA
- a CDS encoding PhoH family protein has protein sequence MTESQTAARHTVTVPTSIDMVSLLGPGDEHLAALEQAFGLQVHVRGNRITLEGEPPEIALAERLLGELVTLIRTGQGVSGETVERVVAMLRAETTERPADVLSLNILSNRGRTIRPKTVNQKKYVEAIDQNTITFGIGPAGTGKTYLAMAKAVQALQSKDVTRIILTRPAVEAGERLGYLPGTLSEKIDPYLRPLYDALHDMMDPETIPKLMASGTIEVAPLAFMRGRTLNDAFIVLDEAQNTTPEQMKMFLTRLGFGSKIVVTGDTSQTDLPNGQSSGLRVVESILQDVDDVSFNRLTSGDVVRHRLVAKIVAAYDTYDSDRADRSERPDGPRGTAPRRTGRPQAQGGRPS, from the coding sequence ATGACTGAATCGCAGACTGCCGCCCGGCACACCGTGACGGTGCCCACCAGCATCGACATGGTCAGCCTCCTCGGACCGGGTGACGAGCACCTCGCGGCGCTGGAGCAGGCCTTCGGGCTGCAGGTCCACGTGCGCGGCAACCGCATCACGCTCGAGGGCGAGCCCCCCGAGATCGCGTTGGCCGAGCGCCTCCTGGGCGAGCTGGTGACCCTGATCCGCACGGGCCAGGGCGTCTCCGGCGAGACCGTCGAGCGCGTCGTCGCCATGCTGCGCGCGGAGACCACGGAGCGACCGGCCGACGTGCTGAGCCTCAACATCCTCTCCAACCGCGGCCGCACCATCCGTCCCAAGACGGTCAACCAGAAGAAGTACGTCGAGGCGATCGACCAGAACACCATCACGTTCGGCATCGGTCCGGCCGGCACGGGCAAGACGTACCTGGCGATGGCGAAGGCCGTGCAGGCCCTGCAGAGCAAGGACGTCACGCGCATCATCCTCACGCGCCCGGCGGTCGAGGCGGGCGAGCGGCTGGGCTACCTGCCCGGCACGCTGAGCGAGAAGATCGACCCCTACCTGCGGCCGCTGTACGACGCGTTGCACGACATGATGGACCCCGAGACGATCCCGAAGCTGATGGCGTCGGGGACGATCGAGGTCGCCCCGCTCGCGTTCATGCGCGGGCGCACGCTCAACGACGCGTTCATCGTGCTCGACGAGGCGCAGAACACCACGCCGGAGCAGATGAAGATGTTCCTCACCCGGCTCGGGTTCGGCTCCAAGATCGTGGTCACGGGTGACACGAGCCAGACCGACCTGCCCAACGGGCAGTCCTCGGGCCTGCGGGTGGTGGAGAGCATCCTCCAGGACGTCGACGACGTCTCCTTCAACCGCCTGACCAGCGGCGACGTCGTGCGCCACCGCCTGGTCGCCAAGATCGTCGCGGCCTACGACACCTACGACTCCGACCGGGCTGACCGTTCCGAGCGACCCGACGGGCCGCGGGGCACGGCTCCGCGGCGTACCGGCCGGCCGCAGGCGCAGGGAGGACGACCCTCGTGA
- a CDS encoding hemolysin family protein, protein MDDVWVVVAAAGLVVVAGLLAAADTALSVFSRARAEELRAEGRGGARYLLRVLDDPPRYLNSLILLRLFAEVFAIVLVTLRVDEAVQSFWGSILLTVAGMLVVSFVVIGVAPRTLGRQHPEVVALSSALPVWLLTRLLGPLPRLLILVGNAITPGKGFREGPFSTETELRELVDLAEASAVIESGERKMLHSVFEFGDTITREVMVPRPDVVFLERHRNLRQAMSLFLRSGYSRVPVVGENLDEVLGFAYLKDLARLDFEDREGGADITERIEDHMRPAHFVPDSKPVAALLAEMQAMRQHIAVVVDEYGGTAGIVTIEDVLEELVGEITDEYDDEVDVERVDDASYRVSSRFPIDHLDDLFAGYDIEEEDVDSVGGLMAKHLGLVPIPGSTVEAHGLGFRAEGTKGRRNQVSTVLVTRLADEDDEDEERA, encoded by the coding sequence ATGGATGACGTCTGGGTGGTCGTGGCCGCCGCGGGCCTGGTCGTCGTGGCCGGTCTGCTCGCCGCGGCCGACACGGCCCTCTCGGTCTTCTCCCGCGCCCGCGCCGAGGAGCTGCGCGCGGAGGGTCGCGGGGGAGCGCGCTACCTCCTGCGGGTGCTCGACGACCCGCCCCGCTACCTCAACTCCCTGATCCTGCTGCGCCTCTTCGCCGAGGTGTTCGCGATCGTGCTCGTGACGCTGCGCGTCGACGAGGCGGTGCAGAGCTTCTGGGGCAGCATCCTGCTGACCGTCGCCGGCATGCTCGTGGTCTCCTTCGTCGTCATCGGCGTCGCGCCCCGCACGTTGGGCCGCCAGCACCCGGAGGTCGTCGCCCTCAGCTCGGCGCTCCCCGTCTGGCTCCTCACGCGGCTGCTGGGCCCGCTGCCCCGGCTGCTGATCCTGGTCGGCAACGCGATCACCCCGGGCAAGGGCTTCCGCGAGGGTCCGTTCTCGACGGAGACGGAGCTGCGCGAGCTCGTCGACCTGGCCGAGGCCAGCGCGGTCATCGAGTCCGGCGAGCGCAAGATGCTCCACTCGGTCTTCGAGTTTGGCGACACGATCACGCGCGAGGTCATGGTGCCGCGGCCCGACGTGGTCTTCCTCGAGCGCCACCGCAACCTGCGGCAGGCGATGTCGCTCTTCCTGCGCTCGGGCTACTCCCGCGTGCCGGTCGTGGGCGAGAACCTCGACGAGGTGCTCGGCTTCGCCTACCTGAAGGACCTCGCCCGTCTCGACTTCGAGGACCGCGAGGGCGGCGCCGACATCACCGAGCGCATCGAGGACCACATGCGTCCGGCCCACTTCGTGCCCGACTCCAAGCCCGTCGCGGCGCTGCTCGCGGAGATGCAGGCGATGCGCCAGCACATCGCGGTGGTCGTCGACGAGTACGGCGGGACCGCGGGCATCGTCACCATCGAGGACGTGCTGGAGGAGCTGGTCGGCGAGATCACCGACGAGTACGACGACGAGGTCGACGTCGAGCGGGTCGACGACGCGTCGTACCGGGTCTCGTCGCGCTTCCCGATCGACCACCTCGACGACCTGTTCGCGGGTTACGACATCGAGGAGGAGGACGTCGACTCCGTCGGCGGCCTCATGGCCAAGCACCTGGGCCTCGTGCCCATCCCCGGCTCCACGGTCGAGGCCCACGGCCTCGGCTTCCGGGCGGAGGGCACGAAGGGCCGCCGCAACCAGGTCAGCACCGTCCTCGTGACGCGGCTGGCCGACGAGGACGACGAGGACGAGGAGCGCGCGTGA
- a CDS encoding cytidine deaminase: MTTEQGSEQEPQATPGAEDRKLVTLARATRARARSAEGAAVRDQDGRTYAAATVALPSLQVSALGVCVAMAIASGARSLEAAVVLGEAEAVGDQDLAVVRDFAGAGVPVHLADPRGALRGTTTS, encoded by the coding sequence GTGACGACCGAGCAGGGATCCGAGCAGGAACCGCAGGCGACCCCGGGGGCCGAGGACCGCAAGCTGGTGACGCTGGCGCGTGCGACGCGCGCGCGGGCGCGGTCCGCCGAGGGCGCCGCGGTGCGCGACCAGGACGGCCGCACGTACGCCGCGGCGACCGTGGCGCTGCCCTCCCTGCAGGTCAGCGCGCTCGGCGTGTGCGTCGCGATGGCGATCGCCTCCGGTGCCCGGTCGCTCGAGGCGGCCGTCGTGCTGGGGGAGGCGGAGGCCGTGGGCGACCAGGACCTCGCGGTGGTGCGCGACTTCGCGGGTGCCGGGGTGCCCGTGCACCTCGCGGACCCGCGCGGTGCCCTGCGCGGCACCACGACCTCCTGA